In Mangrovivirga cuniculi, the following proteins share a genomic window:
- a CDS encoding chloramphenicol acetyltransferase → MSKRSELDISTWNRREHFNFFNSFEEPYFGFTTDIDCTGSYNLCKSKDWSFSLYYMHCILKVANSIDAFKLRILDNRVYKYEVLSLSSTVLRDDKTFGFTSLKYYPDFEDFFINAQKEMNVVKKSSGLDTERAGPEAIHFSSIPWIKFSSISHARSFKYKDSCPKLSVGKLTNENGKYTIPVSAHANHALVDGYDVGKFFTKLEKLLNNEA, encoded by the coding sequence ATGAGTAAGAGATCTGAATTGGATATTTCCACATGGAATAGACGTGAACATTTTAATTTTTTCAATTCATTTGAAGAACCCTATTTCGGATTTACAACAGATATAGATTGTACAGGTTCTTATAATTTATGTAAATCAAAAGACTGGTCCTTTTCTTTATATTATATGCATTGCATTCTTAAAGTTGCAAACTCAATAGATGCATTTAAACTTCGAATTTTAGATAATAGAGTCTATAAGTATGAAGTTTTGAGCCTGTCATCAACTGTATTAAGAGATGATAAGACTTTTGGCTTTACCTCGCTTAAGTATTATCCGGATTTTGAAGACTTTTTTATTAATGCTCAAAAAGAAATGAATGTGGTAAAAAAATCTTCCGGTTTAGATACTGAAAGGGCAGGGCCTGAAGCAATTCATTTCTCAAGTATTCCCTGGATTAAATTTTCTTCAATCAGTCATGCCAGATCTTTTAAATATAAAGATAGTTGTCCAAAGCTATCCGTTGGTAAACTAACTAATGAGAATGGGAAATATACAATTCCTGTATCAGCTCATGCTAACCATGCCTTAGTAGATGGGTACGATGTTGGGAAGTTTTTTACTAAACTTGAAAAATTATTAAATAACGAAGCTTAA
- a CDS encoding potassium channel family protein has product MNKNKKNINLWINILLTALLVFTIFIINLLPEENKQKIYGHSYAFIILLCSYVVFIKTKEQNKTGKSLVFITGITLFIARFIGSYLPGSIFFSIISLLELIFFFYVVFRLIFIIAAAKKVSSSVIIEAINGYLLLGIVISLAIGIGYWYDNNSFDFSSSFDIMERGRGSRTGIFLYYGFVTLTTVGYGDLVPTSNFGRSIAIFTGIAGQLYLAVILAFLIGKLNSRKPGINE; this is encoded by the coding sequence TTGAATAAAAATAAGAAAAATATAAACCTTTGGATTAATATCCTCCTGACAGCTCTATTAGTATTCACTATTTTTATCATAAATCTCCTGCCTGAGGAAAACAAACAGAAAATATATGGTCACTCTTATGCTTTTATAATTCTATTATGTAGTTACGTTGTATTTATTAAAACCAAAGAACAGAATAAAACTGGCAAATCGCTGGTTTTCATTACCGGAATAACCCTTTTTATAGCGCGGTTTATAGGAAGTTACCTGCCTGGATCGATATTCTTTTCAATAATTTCACTATTAGAATTAATATTCTTTTTTTACGTAGTATTCAGATTGATCTTTATCATTGCGGCGGCTAAAAAAGTCAGTTCATCCGTTATTATTGAGGCTATAAACGGATACTTATTATTGGGCATAGTTATATCATTAGCCATCGGAATAGGTTATTGGTACGATAATAATTCTTTTGACTTTTCCTCCAGTTTTGATATAATGGAAAGAGGCCGTGGGTCAAGAACAGGTATATTTCTTTATTATGGCTTTGTGACTTTAACAACAGTCGGTTATGGAGATCTTGTCCCAACATCAAATTTTGGTAGGTCAATTGCTATTTTCACAGGAATAGCCGGACAACTTTATCTGGCAGTAATTTTAGCATTTTTGATTGGAAAGTTAAATTCCAGAAAACCCGGTATTAATGAGTAA
- a CDS encoding endonuclease/exonuclease/phosphatase family protein, which produces MDIILTIVIRVLAILMVFATLLPLLRHDFWTFRVFEFPRLQKWVINLVIISIFFAYFDDFQVIDIILLVLLSGSILFLSYQIYPYTVFSPIQLSRVKTDSKNNIRLLISNVYQYNKQYGKLIKLISKNDPDIILLVETSADWRETMDKAIGDQYTERVLEDQENTYGMLLFSKLKLENTHVNYLIKKEIPSIETNIVLGYNRIKLFCLHPEPPVPSENAWATDRDAEILIVGKKAAEESLPVIVAGDLNDVAWSHTTELFLKTSDLLDPRRGRGFYNTFNAKYPLLRWPLDHIFCSHHFQLIKLTTLPSINSDHFPVMVDLALTFKHDEHKNLEMDNEEKVEVEEKIEKAE; this is translated from the coding sequence TTGGATATAATATTGACCATCGTTATTAGGGTATTAGCCATACTTATGGTTTTTGCTACCTTATTACCATTATTAAGACATGATTTCTGGACTTTTAGAGTATTTGAATTTCCCAGGCTACAAAAGTGGGTCATTAATCTTGTCATCATCTCCATCTTCTTTGCTTATTTTGATGATTTTCAGGTAATAGACATAATTCTTCTGGTTTTACTTTCAGGAAGTATCTTGTTTTTGTCCTATCAGATTTATCCCTACACTGTTTTTTCGCCTATTCAATTGAGTAGAGTAAAAACTGATTCCAAAAATAATATTCGTCTTCTAATATCAAATGTATATCAGTATAATAAGCAATATGGAAAGCTCATTAAATTAATCTCCAAAAATGATCCGGATATCATTTTATTAGTTGAAACCAGTGCTGACTGGAGAGAAACAATGGATAAAGCGATAGGAGATCAATATACTGAGCGTGTCTTAGAAGATCAGGAAAATACGTACGGGATGTTACTATTCTCTAAATTAAAACTTGAAAACACTCATGTTAACTACTTAATAAAGAAGGAAATACCATCTATAGAAACAAATATTGTTTTAGGGTATAACCGAATTAAATTATTTTGTCTTCATCCCGAACCTCCGGTTCCAAGTGAAAACGCCTGGGCTACAGACCGAGATGCAGAAATTTTGATCGTTGGAAAAAAAGCTGCCGAAGAATCCTTACCAGTTATCGTAGCCGGAGACCTTAATGATGTCGCCTGGAGTCATACGACAGAATTATTTCTTAAAACAAGCGATTTACTTGATCCTCGACGAGGAAGGGGGTTTTATAATACATTTAATGCTAAATACCCATTACTAAGATGGCCGCTTGATCATATATTTTGTAGTCATCATTTTCAACTGATTAAACTAACAACTTTACCTTCAATAAATTCGGATCATTTTCCTGTGATGGTTGATCTTGCTCTTACCTTTAAACATGATGAGCATAAAAACCTGGAGATGGATAATGAGGAAAAAGTTGAAGTAGAAGAAAAAATAGAAAAAGCAGAGTAA
- a CDS encoding outer membrane protein assembly factor BamB family protein, whose product MNRILFFVFALLFIATGTIQAQEKLWSKDLKEVLYEVGWVEQANNGYIIASGAKGLLALDHSTGKIVWHNKELKAVDRNSFRNIDGLPLFMAEYAPIAGKKRGIIINAIDGSIVFDTKDGNYSIKEYYLVPEKACILFELMGEGNRQVMKFSLKTWKEEWVADLGELKGLKAKVNNVMGMGFIKHGPIFTENELIIGLKEEIFAFNLKDGSTKWQMEADKNIKALVYSDLNNSLYLGVKGSKKLQVFEPGTGKDITPGKLKLRGTLIDIIDDGKGNLVLVESEGFNLIDPNSGEFKWKKSFKIDYLDEVIPYEGGYIAIGKDEKKSPIAIVDANGDKVWDTDVKGYIYYALPTKKGVLYLSTERSNILGYDKGKDVWDKDIKFKSIPAVTFDSKLNKIVFYEGGDAFKLDPETGALDQIAEDVEFAEVNKKTELKAEYVNDGYFFYTANHLSFMNTDGQVVYTKFFKAPYTIEGLYQIAEIGLAAYGIDVDIQGSIDNLKTLEAISNGTLYTNLDQAEGSSSSSLVVGLYSGTSSGTWEPVFEVTKKRYMNSKLTKDHQFVVTQMQSEGADPVFIYRINKATGEIDQKIPLMDKSPNYVIDNVDDRVFVNEKNKIITGYQL is encoded by the coding sequence ATGAATAGGATTTTATTTTTTGTATTTGCGCTGCTTTTTATAGCGACAGGTACAATTCAAGCACAGGAAAAACTATGGAGTAAAGATTTAAAGGAAGTTCTTTATGAAGTTGGTTGGGTAGAGCAAGCAAACAATGGATATATTATAGCTTCCGGAGCTAAGGGACTTTTAGCTCTTGACCATTCAACAGGTAAAATTGTCTGGCATAATAAAGAGCTAAAAGCTGTTGATCGAAATTCTTTTAGAAATATCGATGGGTTACCATTGTTTATGGCTGAGTATGCACCCATAGCAGGCAAGAAAAGAGGTATTATTATCAATGCTATAGACGGTTCTATTGTATTTGATACCAAAGATGGGAACTACAGCATTAAGGAATATTACCTTGTTCCTGAAAAGGCTTGTATTCTTTTTGAATTAATGGGTGAAGGCAATCGACAGGTGATGAAATTTAGTCTGAAAACCTGGAAAGAAGAATGGGTTGCTGACCTTGGTGAATTAAAAGGATTAAAAGCAAAAGTAAATAATGTAATGGGAATGGGATTCATTAAACACGGTCCTATTTTTACAGAAAATGAATTAATCATTGGTCTTAAAGAGGAGATCTTTGCTTTTAACCTTAAAGATGGTTCTACTAAATGGCAAATGGAGGCTGATAAAAACATCAAAGCCTTAGTTTATTCAGATCTTAATAACAGCTTGTACCTTGGCGTTAAGGGAAGTAAAAAACTCCAGGTATTCGAGCCGGGTACTGGCAAAGATATTACACCTGGTAAATTGAAATTAAGAGGTACTTTGATCGATATTATAGATGATGGAAAAGGAAATCTTGTATTAGTCGAATCAGAAGGATTTAATCTAATTGATCCTAATAGTGGTGAGTTTAAATGGAAGAAATCTTTTAAGATAGATTACCTTGATGAAGTAATACCTTACGAAGGTGGATATATTGCAATTGGGAAAGATGAGAAAAAGAGTCCGATCGCAATCGTTGATGCTAATGGAGACAAGGTTTGGGATACTGATGTAAAAGGATACATTTACTATGCATTACCAACTAAAAAAGGAGTTCTTTACCTTTCTACTGAGCGTTCTAATATTCTTGGATATGATAAGGGTAAGGATGTATGGGATAAAGACATCAAATTTAAATCAATCCCAGCTGTTACTTTTGATAGCAAGTTAAATAAGATCGTTTTCTATGAAGGTGGTGATGCTTTCAAATTAGATCCGGAAACAGGTGCATTGGATCAAATTGCAGAAGATGTGGAATTCGCAGAGGTAAATAAAAAGACTGAATTAAAGGCTGAGTATGTAAACGACGGATATTTCTTTTATACAGCCAATCACCTTTCTTTCATGAATACTGATGGTCAGGTTGTTTATACTAAATTCTTCAAAGCACCTTATACTATTGAAGGGCTTTACCAAATAGCTGAAATAGGTTTAGCAGCTTATGGCATTGATGTTGATATTCAGGGTTCAATTGACAACCTTAAAACACTGGAGGCAATATCAAATGGAACATTGTATACAAACCTTGATCAGGCAGAGGGTTCTTCTTCTTCCAGTCTCGTAGTAGGTTTATACTCAGGTACCAGCTCCGGAACATGGGAGCCTGTGTTTGAAGTAACTAAAAAGAGATATATGAACTCTAAGCTTACTAAAGACCATCAGTTTGTAGTGACACAAATGCAGTCTGAAGGTGCTGACCCAGTATTTATTTATAGAATCAATAAAGCAACAGGTGAGATCGATCAAAAAATTCCATTGATGGACAAGTCTCCTAATTACGTGATTGATAATGTAGATGACAGAGTATTCGTAAACGAAAAGAACAAAATTATTACTGGTTACCAGTTGTAA
- a CDS encoding arylsulfatase: protein MKFLLTTFLSFVILNIMNAQDKPNILVIWGDDVGQSNISNYTKGVMGYQTPNIDRIGKEGITFTDYYGEQSCTAGRSSFIMGQSVFRTGLSKVGLPGAKEGMNEADPTIAVILKDQGYSTGQFGKNHLGDRDEHLPTNHGFDVFFGNLYHLNAEEEPENEDYPKDPEFRKNFGPRGVIKSTADGKIEDTGPLTKKRMESIDDETSDAAIEFIREQHEAGNPWFVWWNGTRMHFRTHVSEERMAKFKEKYPHADEYTVGMLEHDMHIGKFLDLLDELGIAENTIVHYSTDNGPHYNTWPDAAATPFRGEKNTNWEGGWRVPAMVRWPGVVKPGTVSNGIVHHMDWLPTFAAAAGKENIKEDLLDGYTSSALGRNYKIHLDGYDLREHLKDPQNVESPREEIFYFSDDGDLTALRYKDWKVIFMEQKTQGTFRVWMEPFVPLRVPLIFNLRRDPYERAEETSNVYYNWLLDRAYILVPAQAYVGKFLETFKEYPPRQKAASFSLDKVMETMADGATGAR, encoded by the coding sequence ATGAAATTTCTATTAACCACTTTTCTATCTTTTGTCATTCTCAATATTATGAATGCCCAGGATAAACCAAATATCCTTGTGATATGGGGAGACGATGTCGGACAGTCAAACATCTCAAATTACACAAAGGGTGTTATGGGTTACCAGACACCCAATATTGATCGAATTGGCAAAGAAGGAATTACCTTTACTGATTATTACGGAGAACAATCTTGTACAGCCGGTCGATCCTCGTTTATTATGGGGCAAAGTGTATTTAGAACCGGATTATCAAAAGTCGGATTACCCGGAGCAAAAGAAGGGATGAATGAAGCTGATCCAACTATTGCAGTTATTTTGAAAGACCAGGGTTATTCCACCGGGCAATTTGGAAAAAACCATCTGGGTGATCGTGATGAGCACCTACCTACCAATCATGGTTTTGATGTGTTTTTCGGTAATCTCTACCATCTAAATGCCGAAGAAGAACCAGAAAATGAAGATTACCCGAAAGATCCGGAATTCAGGAAAAACTTTGGACCAAGAGGAGTAATTAAATCTACAGCAGATGGTAAAATCGAAGATACTGGTCCACTTACAAAGAAAAGAATGGAAAGTATCGATGATGAAACTTCAGATGCTGCAATTGAATTTATTCGTGAACAACATGAGGCAGGCAACCCATGGTTTGTCTGGTGGAATGGAACAAGGATGCATTTTCGTACTCATGTCAGTGAAGAACGCATGGCCAAATTCAAAGAAAAATATCCCCACGCCGACGAATATACTGTGGGAATGTTAGAACATGATATGCATATTGGGAAATTCCTCGATCTATTGGATGAATTAGGTATTGCAGAAAACACTATCGTACATTATTCTACAGATAATGGTCCTCATTATAATACCTGGCCTGATGCTGCTGCAACTCCCTTTAGAGGAGAAAAGAACACAAACTGGGAAGGAGGCTGGAGAGTTCCAGCCATGGTAAGATGGCCAGGTGTTGTAAAACCCGGAACTGTATCCAATGGTATCGTTCATCACATGGATTGGTTACCTACTTTTGCTGCCGCAGCTGGAAAAGAAAATATTAAAGAAGATCTTCTCGATGGGTATACTTCCAGTGCATTAGGGAGAAACTATAAAATTCACCTTGATGGATATGACCTTAGAGAACATCTTAAAGATCCTCAAAATGTAGAAAGTCCAAGAGAAGAAATATTCTATTTTTCAGACGATGGCGATCTGACCGCATTAAGATATAAAGACTGGAAGGTGATTTTCATGGAACAAAAAACACAAGGAACTTTCCGGGTGTGGATGGAGCCGTTTGTTCCTTTACGAGTACCGTTAATTTTTAATTTAAGAAGAGATCCTTACGAAAGAGCAGAAGAAACCTCTAATGTTTATTATAATTGGCTACTTGATCGCGCATATATTTTAGTGCCTGCTCAGGCTTATGTAGGTAAATTCTTAGAAACTTTTAAAGAATATCCTCCAAGACAAAAAGCCGCAAGCTTTTCATTGGATAAAGTGATGGAAACAATGGCCGATGGAGCTACCGGAGCCAGATAA
- a CDS encoding arylsulfatase, protein MRSKLIFSIFLLSLPLMLNAQDKPNILVIWGDDIGWSNLSAYEHGVMAYRTPNIDRIGLEGIIFTDHYAQPSCTAGRAAFITGQYPIRSGMTTVGQPGDALGLQKESPSLAEVLLAQGYSTGHFGKNHLGDRNEHLPTVHGFEEFFGNLYHLNTQEEAEQRDYQNFARAYEGSLEEYEKKFGTRGVIHSFATDEYDDTTDPRFGEVGKQRITDTGPLTQERMKNFDREEVIPKALDFIKQSKEDDEPFFVWLNTSRMHLYTRIEDKWLNKVEKYTSEADYYGAGMLQHDSDIGYVLDQLEEMGLLDNTIILYSTDNGPEHASWPHGGTTPFRGEKMTTYEGGIRVPCMVRWPGKIPERQLLNGIQGHQDLFTTLAAAAGVDNVAEMIMEEKNQYIDGVNNLDYWMGKTDKSARNHIFHYYESKLTAIRMGPWKFHFSTKEDYYANLEPRTVPLVFNIRMDPYESYDNTDSYGHLMQKVSWLIQPMGELMGHHLNTLKEYPPVQGGKSFDMSNVVQEFINKAKQ, encoded by the coding sequence ATGAGAAGCAAATTAATATTTTCAATTTTCCTGTTAAGCCTTCCACTGATGCTGAATGCTCAGGACAAACCCAATATTTTAGTAATCTGGGGAGATGATATTGGATGGTCAAATTTAAGTGCATACGAACATGGAGTTATGGCTTATAGAACTCCTAATATTGACCGAATAGGTCTGGAAGGAATTATATTTACTGACCATTATGCCCAGCCGTCATGTACAGCTGGAAGAGCTGCTTTTATTACTGGTCAGTATCCGATAAGATCTGGAATGACCACGGTAGGACAACCAGGAGATGCATTAGGTCTTCAAAAAGAGTCTCCAAGCCTTGCAGAAGTACTTTTAGCACAAGGCTATAGTACCGGGCATTTTGGCAAAAATCACCTGGGAGATCGAAATGAGCATTTGCCAACTGTTCATGGATTCGAAGAATTTTTCGGAAATCTTTATCACCTAAATACACAGGAAGAAGCAGAGCAAAGAGATTATCAAAATTTTGCAAGAGCATATGAAGGATCTTTAGAGGAATATGAAAAGAAATTTGGCACCCGGGGAGTAATCCATTCGTTCGCCACCGATGAATATGATGATACGACAGATCCCAGATTTGGAGAAGTTGGGAAACAACGAATCACTGATACCGGTCCTCTAACCCAGGAGAGAATGAAAAATTTTGACCGGGAAGAAGTTATACCAAAAGCACTTGATTTTATAAAACAGTCTAAAGAAGATGATGAGCCTTTCTTTGTATGGTTAAATACCTCCAGAATGCACCTATACACCCGAATTGAAGATAAATGGTTAAATAAGGTAGAAAAATACACGAGTGAGGCGGATTACTACGGTGCAGGAATGTTACAACATGATTCAGATATTGGATATGTATTAGATCAACTTGAAGAAATGGGATTATTAGACAATACCATCATTTTGTATTCTACAGATAATGGTCCGGAGCATGCTTCATGGCCTCATGGAGGTACAACACCCTTCCGGGGAGAGAAAATGACAACATACGAAGGAGGCATCAGGGTTCCCTGTATGGTTAGATGGCCCGGTAAAATCCCAGAACGACAACTACTAAATGGAATTCAGGGACATCAGGATCTATTTACAACATTGGCAGCTGCTGCAGGTGTAGATAATGTTGCAGAAATGATTATGGAAGAAAAGAATCAATATATTGATGGAGTCAACAACCTGGATTACTGGATGGGTAAAACAGATAAGTCTGCCCGTAATCATATATTTCATTATTATGAAAGTAAGTTAACAGCAATAAGAATGGGGCCCTGGAAGTTTCATTTCTCCACTAAGGAAGATTACTATGCTAACCTGGAACCCCGGACTGTACCATTGGTATTCAACATTCGAATGGATCCATATGAAAGCTATGATAACACAGATTCTTATGGGCATCTGATGCAAAAAGTATCCTGGCTTATTCAACCAATGGGTGAATTAATGGGACATCATTTGAATACGCTAAAAGAATATCCACCGGTACAGGGTGGTAAATCATTTGATATGTCAAATGTTGTACAAGAGTTTATTAATAAAGCGAAGCAGTAA
- a CDS encoding arylsulfatase — translation MNKIKSFKQCLLLGLFMFSSIVMAQDKEKPNILIIWGDDIGMWNISAYHRGMMGGSTPNIDKIALEGMIFMDHLAQASCTAGRAAFITGQYPIRTGLTTVGLPGAKEGIQDSDPTLASMLKDHGYVTGQFGKNHLGDRDEHLPTAHGFDEFYGILYHLNAGEYPEQYDFPKDEKTLEKWNLDQRGIIHSKALADGSQEIEDLGPWGREVQRTLDQQVMEQSKRFIRDAVEDDKPFFVWHNTTRMHYRTNLSDEYEGKSGYGLYADGMMELDDDVGELLALLEELGVDENTIVMFSTDNGAPSNSWPDGGNHPFHGEKGVGGWEGGFKVPMMVKWDGKIPAGTHTGEFMTMEDWVPTLMSWVGDDDIKEDLLDGMVINGKEYKVHLDGYDQSDILLNNGKTNRKEFFYFTETVFHGMRFTDWKLLFIDQEEWFRAEQVPLSTPILINLKLDPFERFIEARGYDEWAENRSWILGQAGKIIGRFVQSFEEYPPSQKGMSVQVTNLSEKINNMPGSR, via the coding sequence ATGAATAAAATTAAATCCTTTAAACAATGTTTATTACTTGGGTTATTTATGTTTTCGTCAATAGTGATGGCCCAGGATAAAGAAAAACCCAATATTCTTATAATCTGGGGAGATGATATCGGCATGTGGAATATCAGTGCCTATCACAGAGGAATGATGGGAGGATCTACTCCTAACATTGATAAAATAGCACTTGAAGGAATGATCTTTATGGATCATTTAGCTCAGGCGTCATGTACAGCAGGAAGAGCAGCTTTTATCACCGGGCAGTATCCTATTCGTACCGGACTGACTACTGTAGGGCTTCCCGGAGCAAAAGAAGGAATTCAGGATAGTGATCCTACCCTGGCATCTATGCTCAAGGACCATGGTTATGTTACCGGGCAGTTTGGTAAAAACCACCTGGGTGATCGGGATGAACACCTTCCTACTGCTCATGGATTTGATGAGTTTTATGGTATTCTTTACCATCTTAATGCCGGTGAATATCCTGAACAATACGATTTTCCGAAGGATGAAAAAACGCTGGAAAAGTGGAATCTCGATCAACGCGGGATCATCCATTCTAAAGCACTCGCTGACGGGTCCCAGGAAATCGAAGACCTGGGTCCATGGGGGCGTGAAGTACAGAGAACTCTTGATCAGCAGGTAATGGAGCAGTCAAAGCGATTTATCAGGGATGCAGTTGAAGATGACAAGCCTTTTTTCGTATGGCACAATACGACACGCATGCACTATCGTACGAACCTGAGTGATGAATACGAAGGAAAGAGCGGTTATGGTCTTTATGCAGACGGTATGATGGAGCTGGATGATGATGTTGGGGAATTACTGGCTCTTCTTGAAGAACTTGGTGTAGATGAAAACACTATTGTTATGTTCTCTACTGACAACGGAGCACCATCTAATTCATGGCCGGATGGCGGAAATCACCCATTTCATGGCGAGAAAGGTGTAGGAGGCTGGGAAGGCGGTTTTAAAGTTCCAATGATGGTTAAGTGGGATGGTAAAATACCTGCCGGCACTCATACTGGTGAATTTATGACTATGGAGGATTGGGTGCCTACACTCATGTCATGGGTTGGTGATGATGATATCAAAGAAGATCTACTTGATGGCATGGTTATCAATGGCAAAGAATATAAAGTACACCTTGATGGATATGATCAAAGCGATATTTTGCTAAATAATGGTAAAACTAACCGGAAAGAATTTTTCTACTTTACAGAAACCGTTTTTCACGGTATGCGTTTCACAGACTGGAAATTACTTTTCATCGACCAGGAAGAATGGTTCCGTGCCGAACAGGTACCGCTTTCCACTCCTATTCTTATCAACCTGAAGCTGGATCCATTTGAAAGATTTATCGAAGCCCGCGGATATGATGAGTGGGCCGAAAACAGGAGCTGGATTCTTGGACAGGCCGGTAAAATTATTGGGAGATTCGTGCAAAGTTTTGAAGAATATCCACCCAGTCAGAAAGGTATGTCTGTTCAGGTCACTAATTTAAGTGAGAAAATTAATAACATGCCGGGATCGCGTTAA
- a CDS encoding DUF3604 domain-containing protein encodes MKNFNYQLLVLLGVLVIISCSGNQENENVTETTETDKTETEIKNNPLKDVYWGDTHNHTGNSFDVFLFGTPNSTPETAYRFAKGEEVESPTSGRPMKLTEPLDFLVVADHAEMLGAFTLLYDNNPEVANTKSGKKFLEINPDKNNEEGLQKIYDILNYAGFDEPNEADLGSKDLMNDLGGENRKEAWYRYIETAERHNNPGTFTTLIGWEWSSNAGGANLHRVIFMPQDGGVGKQFLPYSALYSEDPEDLWKFLEETSSRVGAEFVAIPHNPNISLGLMFPETRLNGEPVNEEYARTRMKWEKNVEVTQIKGDSETHPALSPNDEFADYETYDFALTPDGRRAEPTKADYVRSGLKRGLALEEKIGVNPYKVGMVGSSDSHTGMSAIEETNFAGKGQHDATPEKRPHPTGIGSSKGWDMGAAGWVAVWSESNTRQSIVDAFQRKEVYATTGPRIKLRFFGGFDFSDSDLGTDMVETGYDRGVPMGGDLSPSGDNAPTFMISAIKDPNAANLDRIQVIKGWLEADGSTKEMVYDVALSDDRTDGSEPVGNTVDLATGKYTNTIGDAELKVVWTDPDFDPTKNAFYYVRVLEIPTPRYSLLDAIELGIDVKETNHPATIQERVYSSPIWYTPSN; translated from the coding sequence ATGAAAAATTTCAACTACCAATTACTGGTCTTGTTGGGAGTCCTGGTAATCATTTCCTGTTCGGGTAATCAGGAAAATGAAAATGTGACTGAAACCACTGAGACAGATAAAACAGAAACAGAGATAAAAAACAATCCCCTTAAAGACGTCTATTGGGGTGATACTCATAATCATACCGGAAATTCATTCGATGTATTTTTATTTGGAACACCAAATTCTACTCCTGAAACAGCTTATAGATTTGCCAAAGGTGAAGAAGTAGAAAGTCCCACTTCTGGAAGACCAATGAAACTGACTGAGCCACTGGATTTTCTGGTCGTTGCAGATCATGCAGAAATGCTTGGTGCATTTACTTTGCTTTATGATAATAATCCTGAAGTAGCAAATACGAAATCCGGAAAAAAATTCCTTGAAATCAATCCGGATAAAAATAATGAGGAAGGACTTCAGAAAATCTACGACATCCTCAATTATGCAGGTTTTGATGAACCAAATGAGGCTGATTTAGGTAGTAAAGACTTGATGAATGACCTTGGGGGTGAAAATAGAAAGGAAGCATGGTACCGATATATTGAAACTGCTGAAAGGCATAATAATCCTGGAACATTCACAACCTTAATTGGATGGGAATGGAGTTCTAACGCGGGAGGAGCTAATCTTCATCGGGTGATTTTTATGCCACAGGATGGTGGTGTTGGAAAACAATTTTTACCATATAGTGCATTATACAGTGAAGATCCCGAAGACTTATGGAAGTTTCTTGAAGAAACGAGTTCCCGTGTCGGGGCAGAATTTGTTGCAATTCCCCACAACCCTAATATTAGTCTCGGCTTAATGTTTCCTGAAACCAGGCTAAATGGTGAGCCTGTTAATGAAGAATATGCCAGGACAAGAATGAAATGGGAAAAAAATGTAGAAGTAACCCAAATAAAGGGCGATTCAGAAACTCACCCCGCTCTTTCTCCCAACGATGAATTTGCAGATTATGAAACCTATGACTTTGCCCTTACACCTGACGGAAGAAGAGCTGAGCCAACTAAGGCAGATTACGTGCGATCCGGATTAAAAAGAGGTCTTGCATTAGAAGAAAAAATTGGCGTTAATCCATATAAAGTAGGAATGGTTGGAAGTAGTGATTCGCATACGGGGATGTCGGCAATTGAAGAAACAAATTTCGCTGGCAAAGGGCAACACGATGCCACTCCTGAAAAACGCCCACATCCTACAGGTATAGGATCGTCTAAAGGCTGGGATATGGGCGCTGCCGGTTGGGTGGCTGTATGGTCTGAAAGTAATACGCGTCAGAGTATTGTCGATGCCTTTCAACGAAAAGAAGTATATGCTACTACCGGACCGAGGATCAAACTCAGGTTTTTTGGAGGGTTTGATTTTTCAGACAGTGATCTGGGAACCGATATGGTTGAAACCGGCTATGACCGCGGTGTGCCAATGGGCGGTGATCTGAGCCCGAGTGGAGATAATGCACCTACGTTTATGATTTCTGCAATCAAAGATCCTAACGCGGCCAACCTGGATAGAATACAGGTAATCAAAGGCTGGCTTGAAGCGGATGGAAGTACTAAAGAAATGGTCTATGATGTAGCTTTATCTGATGACAGAACAGACGGAAGTGAACCTGTTGGAAATACAGTTGATCTGGCGACAGGAAAATATACTAATACAATTGGTGATGCTGAATTAAAAGTTGTCTGGACAGATCCTGATTTTGATCCGACAAAAAATGCTTTTTATTATGTCAGAGTACTTGAAATTCCAACTCCGAGATATTCTCTTCTCGATGCCATAGAACTGGGAATTGACGTAAAAGAAACAAATCACCCGGCTACGATTCAGGAAAGAGTATATAGTTCACCGATTTGGTATACCCCCTCTAATTAG